The Populus trichocarpa isolate Nisqually-1 chromosome 2, P.trichocarpa_v4.1, whole genome shotgun sequence genome has a window encoding:
- the LOC7487772 gene encoding uncharacterized protein LOC7487772, with protein sequence MFLTRFTGRTLLAAAKSETPAASAAAAAATATSGHNPLKDFFEFDRSQDEDKLIVYGRSWKASELRIKAWDDLHKLWYVMLKEKNMLMTQRQMLHAQNFRFPNPERLPKVRKSMCRIKHVLTERAIEELDPMRSAEMKRMINTL encoded by the exons ATGTTTTTGACAAGATTTACTGGGAGGACACTCCTTGCTGCTGCTAAATCTGAAACTCCCGCTgcctctgctgctgctgctgcagctaCAGCTACATCTGGACATAACCCGCTTAAGGACTTCTTTGAGTTTGACAGGAGCCAGGATGAGGATAAACTGATTGTATACG GGCGAAGTTGGAAAGCTTCTGAACTACGCATAAAGGCTTGGGATGATCTTCATAAGTTATGGTATGTTATGTTGAAGGAGAAAAACATGCTGATGACTCAACGCCAGATGCTTCATGCCCAGAACTTCAGATTTCCCAATCCAGAACGCTTACCCAAG GTGAGGAAGTCAATGTGTCGTATCAAGCATGTTCTCACCGAGAGAGCAATTGAAGAGCTAGATCCCATGAGGTCTGCTGAGATGAAGAGGATGATAAATACATTGTGA
- the LOC7478831 gene encoding transcription factor MYB61, with amino-acid sequence MGRHSCCYKQKLRKGLWSPEEDEKLLSHITKYGHGCWSSVPKQAGLQRCGKSCRLRWINYLRPDLKRGTFSHLEENLIIELHAVLGNRWSQIAAQLPGRTDNEIKNLWNSCLKKKLKQRGIDPVTHKPLSEVEDGEDKNPAASRNQDKASAVSNTELNLLKADHSKPLGANLQEKRSSSISPHGNQLERESTSSFKAMNENNNNTNDHGNNNLMTPTSNKDFFFDRFTAFLHEGSTSNCPPSGFVGHFPLQQLNYASNARLATNSIPSLWLSQTSKAFGMNCEFSSTMIPSIPPPAVTSSFLSSSMGYKPSITVPPDNPSLPSFTTNSYRPWETGAPSNNSNSSTGSNGSTELQSNSSFFENTIFSWGLGDCSSTEKEAQNHLIGSQQEDIRWPEYLQNPLLMAASLQNQNQQSLYNEIKTETHLLTENPSGMWPDNQQEQEPLQNPDICPKDMQRITASYGYV; translated from the exons ATGGGGAGGCACTCTTGTTGCTACAAGCAGAAGCTACGGAAAGGCCTGTGGTCACCTGAGGAAGATGAGAAACTTTTAAGTCATATTACTAAGTATGGTCATGGTTGTTGGAGTTCTGTCCCAAAGCAAGCTG GTTTGCAAAGGTGTGGCAAGAGCTGCAGACTAAGATGGATTAATTACTTAAGGCCTGATTTGAAGAGAGGCACATTCTCACATCTGGAAGAGAACCTCATAATTGAACTTCATGCGGTTCTAGGAAACAG GTGGTCTCAGATTGCGGCGCAGTTGCCTGGAAGGACTGACAATGAAATAAAGAATCTGTGGAACTCttgcttaaagaaaaaacttaagcaGAGAGGCATTGACCCTGTCACCCATAAACCACTTTCTGAGGTTGAAGATGGAGAAGACAAGAATCCAGCTGCCAGTAGAAACCAAGATAAAGCCTCTGCAGTATCCAATACTGAACTCAACCTCCTCAAAGCTGATCATTCTAAGCCATTAGGAgcaaatttacaagaaaaaagatCATCTTCAATTTCTCCTCATGGCAATCAATTGGAGAGGGAAAGTACTTCCAGCTTCAAGGCCATGaatgaaaacaacaacaataccaATGACCATGGTAACAATAATTTGATGACACCAACAAGCAACAAGGACTTTTTCTTCGATAGGTTTACAGCTTTCCTCCATGAAGGCTCCACGAGTAATTGCCCGCCCTCGGGTTTTGTGGGACATTTCCCTCTTCAGCAATTGAATTATGCATCCAATGCCAGGCTCGCGACGAACTCAATTCCTTCTCTTTGGTTGAGCCAAACCAGTAAAGCTTTTGGCATGAATTGTGAATTCTCTTCGACTATGATACCCTCCATTCCTCCACCAGCTGTAACAAgctcatttctttcttcttctatgGGCTACAAGCCTTCCATTACTGTTCCACCAGACAATCCTTCATTGCCCTCTTTTACAACCAACAGTTATCGGCCGTGGGAAACCGGTGCTCCCAGCAACAATAGTAACAGCAGTACTGGAAGCAATGGCAGTACTGAGCTGCAAAGCAACAGCTCCTTCTTTGAGAACACCATCTTTTCTTGGGGATTAGGAGACTGTAGCTCAACAGAAAAGGAGGCACAGAACCACTTGATTGGAAGCCAACAGGAGGACATCAGGTGGCCTGAATATCTTCAAAATCCATTGCTCATGGCTGCTTCTTTGCAAAATCAAAATCAGCAATCCTTGTACAATgagataaaaacagaaacacatCTCCTAACAGAAAATCCAAGTGGTATGTGGCCTGATAACCAGCAGGAACAGGAACCTTTACAGAATCCTGATATATGTCCGAAAGATATGCAGAGAATCACAGCATCTTATGGATATGTTTAG